The Juglans microcarpa x Juglans regia isolate MS1-56 chromosome 2D, Jm3101_v1.0, whole genome shotgun sequence DNA window TGGccattctcaattttttttttgttccccGTCTAGTAAAGGATCCAACTCAAGAGACGTTTGCCACTAATTCATAGCATTCTCATATGTTCAAAGCTTTAATCGTTTCCACCAAATGCAGCGTGATATGTTTTACCCAAAATGGGGTGCATTGAGAGGCCTCTAATGTCATGAGTTAGGGTGCAGTTCGAGAGTGTCTAGCCCCAAGCAAACGTAAAAATACGACTACATATATCTGTAATATCTGGAAGGCTAAGCTCCTACATCCCGTGAATTTACGATTAATAGTCCACACGGGCGTATTAGCATGAATGCATTCACTCATTTAGAGGCGTGCAGCAAACTAAATCCAATAGAAACTCTTCCATCATCCCAGAATTGGCCAATTATATAAACAACTACCTGGAATCCAGATGATAGTAGAGACTAATGGTCCAATCCCATCCAAAATTGCGACAAGAAAGGCACCTGCTATACGTCGATTCCACCATTGGTCACCCACACTGTACATAATTTGATCTTGTAGCCTTTCTCAAGCCATCAGCTCCTCCTGTGATTTTATGCCAAAAGGCGAAATTGCTCAATGTCTGTTGACCCGTTCTTGGTGAAGTTTGTGATGAGCATATTTATCATCTTAGCTAATGTCGACTTGAAGTCACTTGGCCTGCGCTTTCCATCATTGTCATGTGCTCCAGCATCATCGTGTGCTCCATCATTAACAGACCCTACAGGAGCACCCTCCATATATGCTTTACATGCAACCAAAATATCACGTGCTCGATGTTGAAAATGACCAGCAACAAAGTCCTCAAAATACTGCAAATAAAATCAGATGTGAGTTGGTTATAGCAAAACGCTGCGAAGTCCTCACAATGCTGCAAATAAAGTCCTCCACATGTAAAGAATGCTTAGGCATAATAAAATAACCATGGTATATGAGGCTGATAAGTGCATAGCTCACCCATGGGATCATCTATTGAAAAGCAAAATATAAGGGAAAGAACttccaagaaaatgaaaatccatttAGAAATGGCATCAGTGCACTCAAGATCAAGGTGGAGGGTGAGGTTACGGTTCAAGATCCACTAGGTGGGGGTAACCCTAGCGATCAattatgtatgtgtgtgtgtgtgtgttcgtTCATTTATTTAGTGACAGGTATCTGAGGAACTGTTGATTGGGGTGAAAGGTTTCCTGCCATAAGCCCGAGTGATCTATCCCCAGGAGAGTAAAAAAGGAAGGCCAAAGGGGCACCAAATTGACATAACTATGAGACTTCAACTCAAGCGGTTGAGTGGTATTCAGCAGCAATTAATTGAAGTGTCAAAATGCCTACCATGTGCTCATTGAGGAATCAATAATGCCAGAGACTTTGTAATTAGTCTTATACTTTTTAAAGCTTTGCAATGAATTTATTGAAACATATGTGATCTTTCCATGATTCTTGGTACTCATTTTTGTCCTCTAACCTTTTTATTTATGGTCATAAGTCATGCTCTGCTTGGTTATTCCTATCTGAACCATGGCACAGTTGGCATGACTCAATTTCAGATATGGAACTCAAAATTCATGGCAAAACAATATTGAAAAGGACTAGGCATGACACCAATTAGCTCTGTTTcagttttataaataaaaagagatgctCGAGTTTCCAGCAAATGAACTAGACACGGATCTTGATAGGTATGATCATGTCTGCTAAACAGCAATCCTAATACCCAATATTTTTCTCATACCAAGCATTAAATAGAACCCGAAAAAATTAATCCAACTGCGCATGCAAGTAAATGCAGATTGATGGATAAACATAACAAATGAAACCACCATCCAAGGAAAAAAAGCTTAAATTGCTAACTGAGACAGTTGTCACAATTGTACCTTTGGTGGTCGCCTCATTGTGTATATCATCGTCTTCAAGGATAGAATAAAAGCATTGTCATTATACTCCATCGATCTTCTTTCACCTTCCGCCCCAACATATGTTGTTTCATAACCAGGTTCATTAAAGAAGGGCTTTGCATTCAGAATCAGAGCTTGTATAGACACCAAAACCTGTAACATGGTTGATTTCTCTGGGATCCACATCTCATTCTGTTTCCCAGTCCAGGTGCCCAAAAGACTCAGGCAGACTTTCCCACAATCATACAAATTTGGGTTCAGTCGAAGGCCACCCGAATAGTAGTACACCATCTGAAAGAAAAAAGCTCACAGTTTCTATCATCAAAACAAGATTAGGATTACAGAAGCACAGGCATCATTACCAAGTACATACCGGTGGTGAGCTGGGATACGTAGTGGGAAAGAGGCAATCAAAGACGAAAAGGCCGTCATGGTAAGGAGTGCCTGCAGGTCCAATTATAACAGCCCTCAAAAGTTCCATTCTTGCTTCATAAGCTCTAACAAATATTGTATCTGCAGAAGTAAAATTGGTAGAGGGAGGGAGCGATGAGTCAGCTGAACAGATTAATAAACACGTGACCACCAGAAAAGACAGTTCtccaaaataaaactatttcctTTTTATCACACACTTAATGCTTATGtttttttacaaacaaaaagaaatttctTATGATATTAATTTCACCTTGGCAAATGACCAGGGACTAATAGTCTAAATACAGAAAAGCTTAATTAGTAAAATAGTCCCAATATATTCCTGAGGTTTAATATTTATTCCTGAggtgtaatattattatagaacAATCTTTACGTATGTGAAGAGTTAGAACTCACCAGGTAAATTCTTCTCTAGCATTTTCCACTCCTCCTGGATTCTCTTTGCCCAATTCTTGGGTGGCTATCAACAAAGAGACAAACCAATTCATACAAGAAACACAGAAATACTGATTATTTACACAATAATTTGTGTGTGCGGGCGCGCACTAGTGTGTGTGCGGGCGCGCACtagtgtgtgtgcatgcatgtgcaAGTGTGTCTTTGTGTTCGTTGGAGAGAGACACACCCCATAAAGAGAGCAGtacaaaatgtaatttttttacctATAAGTAAATGCACAATGTAAAATTACATCCTTTCCAAAAGTACACAACATAAACATATCTATAGGTAACTTCCGTCACCTTCCCATCTGAGAAGCCCATGCGGCTATAGTGATGATCTGAAAAGTCATCCACAATGTCAAATTGCTTAAACTGTTGCAACTTTTGCATAACGGCATCCTCATTTGCCTCTACTTTCTCCTTTAATTTTGAATCTGCAGGGATGGATGAACTGCTGGTAGCAGCTGCCTGCTTTTTGCTGTCTGGAATGTCTGAAATAGTTAGAGTCCTTGTTGAAGGCTGTATATTGGCACTTGAATCCCGGTCGTTCAACCAAGGAAGAGGTGCCTCTACACCAGGAGGAAAGTCCACCTTATCAAATTGAGATTGCATGCCCGTATAACCATCATCATACAAGAAATCATCATTGTCATCATAATCAGAAacataatcatcatcttcaataAAAACAGCATCATCTTCCCCAGCACCAGTGCCATCCCCCTCATCATCATGATATGTTATATCGGAATTGGAACTGTGAAGATTGTTTGAGTTGAGTGATCCTGGTGCAGAACTCTTGAGGTGATTGACACTGTCCGGGGATCCTACTACAGTAGAATTTCCAGGATCACTGGCTGAAGCATCCTGGAGAAAGTAGAAAATTAAATACCTAATGGCAAAAATAATATCGGGTAAAAGGAAGCCTATCAGCATAGCACATGCTTAATCCTGAAAATGTACCTTAACTTGGTCTTGCAAGGTCTCATCATaggttatttttgttttccctttgcTGCCCATGTTGATCTAAACAACAAGATTGTTTCATGAGTGTGTAGGATATTATGAAAGAATAACTTTTGTCCCAAATAGGCAAATCAACTAAGCATGCCCACAGAACTCAAAGAAAGATTCCAAAAGTGCACCATAATCATTAACTCAGGAACAGGAATTATACCAGTGGCAAAGGTGTATTTTGCAAGAAAATGCGGTATGGTCTGGGAGTAGCTAAGAAATTTGTACGCTTAGTCTTATCCCACATAGAAAAAAACACCATAAAGTGGATTAAATAACAATTACACTCTTTAGTCGCCTAGATTCATGGAGGTAAAGAACTCGCTGTGTAAAGCAACTGGTCAAAACACCAAACAGCTCAAGCATGCATATGCACACTGGAACAGGAGTAACATTGAACTGTCTTCTAGATCACCATCAAGGATAATCAGCAATCGGTTGAGTAATTTTGCCCTTCAGAGTCCGCACATTAAGCAAGCATGATACTAGACATAAAGGGAACTTGCTTTGGAACTTTAATCGGATGCCTTATACCACCTTGACCTTATAAATGATTGATAATAATACTGTTTCATACATACAAGATAAACTAAAGATTATAACATAAAGCCCAAAATCACAAATTTTTGTCTAAGCACTACCGTATACATCTTGAAATTAAGCATGCTTAACGAGTATTCCCTGCTCTCAACTCATTCTTCAATATAACTCCATGatacaaattacaataatatcaagTACCCTTTGGCGGTTGAGAGTTCGGGGAAAAGACTTTGCTGGTTGGTTTGTAAGAAAAAAGAGATTTGAATTGATCTCCACGAGGTACTTTAGTTGGGTTTCAACGCCCTCCCCCTTCCCCCCGACCTTTTTCCCTCAACTTTCTTAGCAACCAAACAGCGGGACTTTTGACTTCCATTTCCTCAACCTCCTCAGGAACCAAACAAAACCTTACAAAATGCATGACAACAATGGCAATCagccaacaaaatcaacaacaaaaaccCATAAAGTTCAAAACAAGTACAGATCATAGGCATCACCAggatcaaaatgaaaaactccaaaccagtCCCACATAAATTAACAAGCTCAACCGACCCAACAAACCCAAACCCAGTAATCATAAGCCGAAATAAACCATCTTTCCTAATAACAACACAACCGATCAAAGGTCCATCGAATCAAACCAAGATCCACCAATCTAGAAACCAACGCCAACcagaacaaaatgaaaaagaataccTCGTCGTGCTTGGGTTTCTTGGAGATCAAAGTCTGGGGAGTTCCAGAGGCGTAATCCTGCACTTCAAGATCCATTTCCATTGTAACCCAATACCTCTCCAGATATTCTAAatagagaacaaaaaaataaaaataatataagtgAGAGACGAAAgttggaaagagagagagttcagTCCGCGCTAGCCAAAGTTTGCTACCGTACGAGGCAAGGGAACTATTATTAACTCATACGCCGAAGCCAAACTCGCATTGAACTCGCCAGGTGGCAGTTTCTCATTCGAACGATCAAATTTTGGGAGAAAATGTAATTTGATTTCGCCAAGTGGGCAAGTAAGAATGGTTCATAGTTTACATTATAATGAAATCGGGTGTGATTTATTACTGCTAAGTGGGTCGCATATGAAATACCAAGATTACCCCTTCGTTTTCTCTTGGATTTTCACATAGGATATGATGTTCCATGATTTTgctacaaaataataataataataataataatatactatttaaataaaaataaattatgatttaagaaaaatatactatttaaataaaaataacttatgatttaagaaaaatataataagtcacattacttaattaatttattaaagatcACAAGTTTTAgataatatttctcaaattaattttacttatttcatttaatcaaaggAATCAAGTTTTGGTATTGTTTAGGGaagattcaaaatttaataaatatagttaTTACTAgcttatttgtatttttatcttataaaataGAGGGAcgaatgaaattaaataataataaataaataaaaaggttcAAATCGGTGAAACTTCAAGTAATATTTCCTAAATTAAAGAGGTACAAGTGGTTGACACGTAGTTCAACCGGCATGAccttcccttttttattttttatagtactAAAGTGGAGGAGAGTTCGTGGAAAGAATACAAGTGAGAATGAGTCGTAATATTTCTCCCTTATTTTGACGatgatatataagaaaaaaaatttttattagtgAGTTCGCATATCTAATCGTATATTGATATTGACatataaagtatatttttaatgaaacaatacaaattgagatggaaataattttcgtaagaCATAagatctttttcttctctcaaaattttctttcttctattttcttttcaataaaaaaaagttatgtcaGAATCAATATGCGATTTAATATGCCAAATCACTTGTACCTAGTAAGactcaatatataaaattactctataGTATCATATCCAagattcaattaattaatacgTTAGTGACATTATTGCATGACCCATGCCATTAGTTcgtacaatttttaaaattattaaatataagcTTTGTGTATTTGTTGCATTATGCACATCTGTAATTGTgtctaaattaatatttttaaataattagacattttgtgagtggtggGCTAAGAAGGCAAAAAGAATATGGGAATATCTCCGCCGTTGATTCTCTTGTAAATTAAGATTGAAAATTATGATATCCTTGCATAGTTACATTGCATGGAAATCATTTTTCAATCCTGTTATTAGTACTTCTATTGTCATTGACTCATTCCAATTAAGACAAGggactataaaaaatatatttgaaggtgaggaagaaaaaaacattaaaaaggaaaactaattataaaatatagggataaataaattaattttaattctgGCGTTGCTCAGGGTGGTAGCCACCTACGGCCACCTGCCAAAGACAACTACTGCCGTAAGCAGCAGCCAGAGTTTGCTGGAATGGGAGGATGAGGCCTTGGCTGGTGGCCAAACTTGATAGATCCAACTCAACCACGGCGCCAATCCATAGTAGCCTCAAGGTGGCAGCCTAACTT harbors:
- the LOC121250167 gene encoding putative ubiquitin-conjugating enzyme E2 38 isoform X1 — encoded protein: MEMDLEVQDYASGTPQTLISKKPKHDEINMGSKGKTKITYDETLQDQVKDASASDPGNSTVVGSPDSVNHLKSSAPGSLNSNNLHSSNSDITYHDDEGDGTGAGEDDAVFIEDDDYVSDYDDNDDFLYDDGYTGMQSQFDKVDFPPGVEAPLPWLNDRDSSANIQPSTRTLTISDIPDSKKQAAATSSSSIPADSKLKEKVEANEDAVMQKLQQFKQFDIVDDFSDHHYSRMGFSDGKPPKNWAKRIQEEWKMLEKNLPDTIFVRAYEARMELLRAVIIGPAGTPYHDGLFVFDCLFPTTYPSSPPMVYYYSGGLRLNPNLYDCGKVCLSLLGTWTGKQNEMWIPEKSTMLQVLVSIQALILNAKPFFNEPGYETTYVGAEGERRSMEYNDNAFILSLKTMIYTMRRPPKYFEDFVAGHFQHRARDILVACKAYMEGAPVGSVNDGAHDDAGAHDNDGKRRPSDFKSTLAKMINMLITNFTKNGSTDIEQFRLLA
- the LOC121250167 gene encoding probable ubiquitin-conjugating enzyme E2 25 isoform X2, whose amino-acid sequence is MEMDLEVQDYASGTPQTLISKKPKHDEINMGSKGKTKITYDETLQDQVKDASASDPGNSTVVGSPDSVNHLKSSAPGSLNSNNLHSSNSDITYHDDEGDGTGAGEDDAVFIEDDDYVSDYDDNDDFLYDDGYTGMQSQFDKVDFPPGVEAPLPWLNDRDSSANIQPSTRTLTISDIPDSKKQAAATSSSSIPADSKLKEKVEANEDAVMQKLQQFKQFDIVDDFSDHHYSRMGFSDGKPPKNWAKRIQEEWKMLEKNLPDTIFVRAYEARMELLRAVIIGPAGTPYHDGLFVFDCLFPTTYPSSPPMVYYYSGGLRLNPNLYDCGKVCLSLLGTWTGKQNEMWIPEKSTMLQVLVSIQALILNAKPFFNEPGYETTYVGAEGERRSMEYNDNAFILSLKTMIYTMRRPPKLD